Proteins co-encoded in one candidate division TA06 bacterium genomic window:
- a CDS encoding YjbQ family protein codes for MKSYREELWFNVPSRWAFINITPKVGECVQNSEVKEGLCLVNAMHITAGVFINDDESGLHADYEKWLEGLAPHAPTSQYAHNRTGEDNGDAHLKRQIMGREVVVAITDGKLDFGPWEQIFYGEFDGRRRKRVLVKIIGT; via the coding sequence ATGAAGAGCTATAGGGAGGAGTTGTGGTTTAATGTACCAAGCCGCTGGGCATTCATTAACATCACTCCCAAGGTGGGGGAGTGCGTTCAGAATAGCGAGGTGAAAGAGGGTCTCTGCCTGGTGAACGCTATGCACATAACGGCAGGCGTCTTCATCAACGATGACGAGTCTGGGTTGCACGCTGACTATGAAAAGTGGCTCGAAGGTCTGGCTCCACACGCGCCGACATCGCAATATGCACACAATCGGACCGGTGAGGATAATGGTGATGCCCATTTGAAACGGCAGATCATGGGTCGCGAGGTTGTTGTTGCCATTACTGATGGCAAACTGGATTTTGGACCCTGGGAGCAGATATTTTATGGTGAGTTTGACGGACGTCGGCGAAAGCGGGTGTTGGTCAAAATCATAGGCACATAG